CTATCCCGAGGAGGAACACATTTCCTAAAAGCATCGTAAGAATAAGCTGTTAAAAATCTATCCGAGGAACCTTCCTTACTACGAGGCGTTTCCTTTAAAGCATCGTAAGAGAAATGATCGTACATTAATGAATTAACATTTTGGTTTAATATGAGCTTAAAAGTAATGTCTGCCTTCAGTTCTCAGAACAACTCCAGGACTAAACAACTTACTGTTCAAAGATTAAAGTGAATTCATCTTCAGACGGCCGACTGTTAGATAATTATGCGCTCGCTCTTAAATACGATAAACTCGTACAGAAATGTACCAAACAATCATTATTGGGGAAGGAGGCCCGGGGGTGTGTGTGACTCACCTGTTGCTATGCCATCGAACAGTGACAGAACTCGGACTGGTCTGCGCAGGTTTGCAGGGATGGACGGGTAAACACGATGAGGCTCCTACAAGTAACAACAGAGTGATAACGTGTTGAAGGGAAACGAGTTTCCTACAAGGAAATTCCATAAGActtaagtttgtgtttgtgaaactTCATTTATAACAACTTCCTAATGTTGACACTAAGTTGTCACATTACTAAATACACACTGTGCTTAGGGTTGTATACCGCTCGTCTACACTAAtccttttatttaaagtcatttatttaatttgtgatcttaaataaacaattactggaaaaacacaagctgtatttatgagtttaatatttcattaataCTTTTTCTATCCGAAATTTCTAATTTATCACAAATGTTCTGTAGATTGAAAAAGCTAATTTACTTTAATGCTATTAAAATGATCATGTTTCTGATTGGAGACCAGAAGTCTAAGTGACAGTAAacgattcattcattcatttgtagATCAGGCAGACAATTAAGTGGCAACTttgacttttacatttaatgcGTGTAATGTTTGACAAATCTGTTGATCACTCACAAACTCCATGGCGCTGTTGTTGGCGAATAACTCCTGAACACGAATGCTCCAGTCCTTTCTGGGGACCAGCGCACCAGCGCGGGGTCGATGAGGCTGACACAAGTAGCAGATCCACGGGTCCAGCAGCTTCAACGAATCAAACGTCCCCGGGCTGACGAGAATGTTCAGACAGTCCTCGCAGTAAGatctgcagaggaagagaaggacgGGGGACCGGGGGGGGGACGGGagacaattaaaaacacacagtatgTTCATTTCTGCCACTAGAGGTCTCTCAATGAAAACGTAGACTCTGATGACGTTGCTGGAAATGGATAATTCGTGTTATGTCATTTCTTTCCAACGTACCATCGGATGAGTCGACTACCCATACAGCTACTGTAGCCAACGAGATGTTGCACATTCAATCGTGGCGTGGCCCTGCGCTGTCATCCGCGGTCAAAACAATCAAACTAAAAATGTCTTTGACTCATTAGATCGGTGGCTGGCATGAAACACTGGTCAGCTGGATCAATACTGAAATATCATTTCAATAAATTAGGTTTCTACAGGATAAATGTCATGCAattaatgacacacacatactgcgtGGCTGTATTACTGTTGCTGAGTATAAATCTGTGACATTTAATTATCATCTGGTGTTTGGCGGGGGTAAAAGGGAGATGACGCCTTTACCCTCATTAAAATGATTCTATTGGTTTGAACACTTTTGAAACATTGGAATAATGTAAGTACAAAACGTATAAAAGAtagttgtttttagacattttaatactgaaatattacatattatacctttaaactAATAAAGACTCAACTTGTTCCTTTATATTTAGATAGTTATTCAAAGATAAACAAACCTGCAGCAGCTATTGTTGCCGCACAGTATGACCTCCAGTCCAGAGCAGCAGATGGTGCAGTACGACTGATATCCATCTTCATCGTAACGATACAGAGTTTCTGTTAAGTTATCCTGCAGggacacagacagggacacagacagggacacaGACAGGGTCACAGACAGGGTCACAGACAGGTCAGACAGggacacagacagggacacagacagtcagacagggacacagacagggacacaGACAGCATCAGAGTCACAGACagggacacagacacagacagggtcACAGACAGGGTCACAGACAGGGACACAGACAGCGTCAGAGTCACAGACAGGGACACAGACAGCGTCAGAGTCACAGACAGGGACACAGACAGCGTCAGAGACGGGGACACAGACAGCGTCACAGACAGGGACACAGACAGCGGTTAGGACACGTTATAGCACCGGAGGAAAAGCAGTGTTGAGCTTCATACTTCACACATTCAGAGTACAGTCGCTCTTACTGCTgcttgtaacacacacacacacacacacacacacacacacacacacacacacacacacacacacacacacacacacacacacacacacacacacacacacacacacacacacacacacacacgatttctTACTTTACACTCCGAGCAGAGGCTGCCTTTAAACAGAGGGTGAAATATCTCCACGTCTTCAGtcccacaacacaaacagaagtctgcacacacaatataaaacagaatgCAACTCTAGTTACATACCACATCCTACTTATTATGTTTTAACATTAGACATTTTACAAACTCAAGattcatttaaaggttttattggAGGATTAGCAATTCTTACAATTGTGTGCACATAAAACATAACCACTAATCATTTCACCATCCAGCACGACAAAATCAAATATGTATGCTTAAAGGTAATAAATGTCAACACTCACCTTCAATATCCAGCTTCCTGTCCCTGATCCTACGAACAGTCTGctctgaaatgaaagaaaggaatAACTAAATGAGACTTGACAACAATAGAGGTATAATCTTCTTTGgctgaataaaaaacatttgaagctTAATGATAGATTTAATTTGGTACCTCTGAGCTTCTGGTCCGGCTGTGTGTACGTGTTGGTCGAATGGTTGACCTTATTGTAAGATTTGGTGAAGTTCTTCTTCATGTCATCATCATGAAATCCATCAAAACTTAATTTCTTCTTCTGAACCTTCCCTCCTTTACACCCTCCCTTAGCCTTCCCTCTCCCCAATCTTCCTCCCcagtcatctctctctccctctcgggACACCTTCTCCTTCATGACTGCTTTAGTGACTTTTCCCGCTAAATCAAATCCTTCTGAAGCAGGTTTTCCACCTCTGTGGGAGGACGCCACGTCCACGGACGCCTCGTCCACGGACGCCGGCACCACCTTCATCTCGATGCTGTTTATGTTGCTCTTGCTGCTTATCGGGGTGGAGGTGCTGAGGGACGGGGTGGAGGTGCTGAGGGACGGGGTGGAGGAGCTGAGGGACGGGGTGGAGGAGCTGAGGGACGGGGTGGAGGAGCTGAGGGACGGGGTGGAGGAGATGGCCTTCGGGAAGAGTTTCTGCTTCACCTTCAGGCTGTTGTTGTTTGTAGTAACACCTGGACAGAGACATACATGTGAGCATCAGACAGCAGTGAAGATCAGTCACCATGATGCGTACAATGTGTAGATCAGATCGTCTCCGCTCTTACTTAGTCTATATTAGTACGTGTGGCTGTTTATTACCCAGAGGCTGCTactgattataatatatacacagcaTTATTATATTGGCTATGCATGCTAAACTTCCTATGCTTCACCTGTAGCGTGGCCTTTCACCCAGAGTGAAAGTTGGGACTCTGACCACTATAGAGCTGCAGGGAGGATAATAATGCAGAATATTAAAGAACCTGTCTTTGAACATAACATCACTCtacagcagtggttcccaaacgttGTGCCGTGAGActaatcccggtgtgccgtgggattttgaaacaattaggcctattgcatttaactataGACAAGGTTTGtgatttacttcagtgtttcctctaagTGTACTGCTCTGCGGGaggctgcctgggctggatcgtgtgtgtgtgtgtgtgtgtgtgtgtgtgtggctccgtCCTTCGCgatgcagaggagagaatgtaaatacgcaaagcaactgaaatgtgcacatacattagataaataacataagcgcttagtttatttaataaaagagacctgttcaatgtgaaaagtgagttgtgaatataaaaaacaagaaTTTCAGGGAGGGGCGCAGGGTTCCGTTGGGAgggggcgcagcgcagggaagcactgtactttatcggtactttgtcctacacacttatttcacaatatagaaacaataggtcttatatgctttggcctaaatataaataaacataatcattaaaaaaataatgtgtcAAAGCGAAGCCGTTTTAGCCGTttgtgcatggtgggaaatattagagtgtgacacatcacaGGCTCTCtcctagtgtgaaggagaacagcttcttacaaggactcaataaatgttcacagagtgatgacagtgacacgatgtgttatagaggggattctgcccggatatgaacacaggtgtgccttggccacagaaggtTTGGGAACTCTACAGTATATTATGTGGTTCATTCCGCAGGACTAGATTAGCTAATTATTTGAAAAAATCTAATCTACTATATTTGTCTATTGCGTCGCTTTGTGGCGATGTTAAAGCAAATATTACAGCTAATAAACTTGAAAAATGTGAGTTAGTAGTTAGttagtgaactaactacagggacagtctccctggagcagctcagggttaagtgcctttaaccccccccccccgcacatGAAGGTACTCGGTAAATCTATTCAGGCTCTTTAGAAGTCAGATGTTCATACCACTTGTGGCAGCTGTAGGTGTGAGTCCGTCCGGCCCGGTGGGCTGAAAGCCTTCAAAGGCCCAGTCCAACATCTGCTTCAGCAGCTCGTCCCGATCCTCAACACACGCAGGAAAGTGCTTCTTACAGCGGAGCGCTGCCTCCTGATGAAACGCACATAAACATGTAAGCAGGAGCACAAATATGACTCGCACATCTGAACTCTCCAtgagcagtgtgtgttgtgttgtctgAGCAGTTACAACAACAGTGCTGTTTATGTTTATCAGGAAACACGCAGAAAGACACTCAGACCTGCAGGGACAAGAAGATGGCGTCTTGGTAGATGACGCGGGTGGCGAAGGAGTTGGAAGAGAAGTTCTGGGCGAAGGCAGCGAAAGGTTTCAGAGCTTCCAAACTGATCTGGAATCAGAGCAGAGATATAAAAATTAATATCAGTTACTTAAAATGATGCTTGGCAATGTGTAGGCGTTGGACCCAAACTCAACGAGCAACAAGATACCACCCCGATACGACACCTTGTATTAGAAAGACgctttaatacatatttaattaagaACGTGAAACTTTAGGGATTTAAAAAGCCGTCAGAGTAAAGATCTGTAgttttgatgatgtcatcaacaGTGGTCCAGGCCTTCATGTTGATGCACCAAACACAGGAATCATCTGGTGAAGATGTGGCAATGTTGTGCCGCTCTACTCGCTACTTTTGGTTTTCCATCAGCAAAAGTTGCGAGTAGCACCTGGTACCTTTGTTGGCAGGCGTGCCGAGTCAATACAAGCAGGTGGGGTTCAAATACTGAAGACccctgattggtcagagagaaacgtgtgtgtgtgtgtggtgccgTCTCTCTGCCCGCTGAGCAGCTGCTCTCACTAGCTCTTTGGGGGCAGACCGTTAAACCAGGGAAATAAAATCACCAAAACAACAAATGGCTTCACTTTGAATATgaagcaattattattattattattattattattttagtttgtgtaGAAACGTTCTCCTCCGACTCACCTGAGCGGACATGTTCTGTCCGTACCACTCCACCATCCTCCACTCAGGAAGCTGATCCTCTCCCGTGCAGGGTATAATGATGGCTGGCCAGCAAGAGAAGCCCTCCAGCTGACCCCAGACCAGCTCCCCCATCGTagcctgtaacacacacacacacacacacactaataaatTAACAGTATGATATAGTAAGATATtagtacttttttttaaattagtggTTGTAAATTTGCTAATTGGAATAATCCGATTTTACCAGCAATTCTGCCGATTTGGGTGTTCTTGTTAAACTCATGCAGCcgtcatcttcatcttcatcttcatcatcctcgACGATGGCAGACTTTTCCTGTAGAGTTCTTTCACCTATAACAACAGTGACAATAACTTCTAAATGTGTTTCCATACAGAATATGAATAAACACTTGATAACATCAAGGCTCTGCTTCTGTACATCTTCAATCGAAGAAGTAATAACTAATTAAACGAGATCATTAACTCCACGTTTCTTACTTTCTGCCTTTATTAGTCTGCTGGTTCGACTTATTTTGGATTCTTCGGTGACATCGACCACATCTGATGAAGAGGAAGCGGTCACGTTGGTGTTATTATTAGATTTACCTCATTAGTGAAATGTTCATGTCTATGCAGCTGGAACACGTCTTACCAGAAGAATTGTCTGTGAAGTCGGAGTCCTCCATGCCCCTGGAGCGTTTGGAGGGAAGCTGTAGACTGGGTTTGGGTTTGGGGTCAACGCTATCATCTGATGAAGTTTCATCTTTCTTCTTGTCTCCATAACCTGCCTGGACAAGTTTCCTTAGTGACTTTTTACAGCGGCGGCGTTTTCCTGCCCAATTGCATTGTTGGGGTAAAGCTTTGGGAGTTTCCTTGCTGTTAGGAAGAGCCTTGTTGAACACCTTGAGATgggagcaaacacacacacacacacacatttatcatcACATAAATCCATGAGAGGGGAAGTAAAGAACACGTATGCGGGAtgaattgaaatgtataaagaTTACTGACACAAACAGAACTGTTTAGAGACAAAGCAACAAATGGAATGAAAATGGACGATTTGGAGTCTTCGTTTAAAACTGTGAAACTTAGACGGCAGCAGCACAAAGCTTAACTTCCTGTCTGGTTCTCCTGTAACGGGGGGCGTGCTGCCCGCCATACACCGCACAACCCCACTTAAACACATCCTGGAAAGATCTTACCTTAAAGATAAGATCATTTGTGAATATGGCGTCGAACCCCAAGCCTTCTGTACAGGTTTAGCTCTCAACACTCACCTTAGCAAACACCTGCGTCCTGCGAAGAGAGCTCGGCAGCGCCAGGAGGGTCAGGAGGAGTTTACGCAGAGCAGAGTTCTGTCTGGTGACATGCAGCATCTGTACAGACGACACAGGAGCCTCTTGTAATGACATTTGATGGCTACAGAACTAGAACATTATCTACGATATCAAAAACTGTATGACGGtaaaacaacaaactatttAATTTAGGAACTGTGATGTCACTCAAGGGGACCGATAAGCTCGGTACGTCCCTAATAACCTGAGCAGTTCACACCAGGATTAACTCCAGCAGTTATACATTTCATTCAACAGCTGGTGGTGTTTACCTTCGTCCAGCAATGACTCTGTTCCTCCTTTACAGTGTTGAAGAAACGGGTGTAGTCGAATCCcagtatctgtctctctgcaacCGCATCACTAAACAGACCGAGCTGATCCCCCAACTCTGACAGCACATTCCTGGACAATCTATTACCCTGAAGGGAAAACACAGGAAGCATTATACAGGTGGAGTATTATACAGGTGGAGTAGCATTATACAGGTGGAGTATTATACAGGTGTAGCATTATACAAGTGGTGTAGTATTATACAGGTGGTGTAGCATTATACAGGTGATGTAGCATTATACAGGTGGTGTAGTATTATACAGGTGTAGTATTATACAGGTGGTGTAGCATTATACAGGTGTAGTATTATACAGGTGGAGTAGTAAACAGGTGGTGTAGTATTATACAGGTGGTGTAGCATTATACAGGTGGTGTAGTATTATACAGGTGTAGTATTATACAGGTGGTGTAGCATTATACAGGTGGTGTAGCATTATACAGGTGGTGTAGCATTATACAGGTGTAGTATTATACAGGTGTAGCATTATACAGGTGGTGTAGTATTATACAGGTGGAGCATTATACAGGTGTAGTATTATACAGGTGGAGTAGCATTATACAGGTGTAGTATTATACAGGTGGTGTAGCATTATACAGGTGTAGTATTATACAGGTGGTGTAGCATTATACAGGTGTAGTATTATACGGTGGTGGTAGCATTATACATGTGTGTAGTATTATACAGGTGGTGTAGCATTATACAGGTGGTGAGATTATACAGGGGTGTAGCATTATACAGGTGGTGTAGTATTATACAGGTGGTGTTAGTTATACAGTGGTGTAGATTATACAGGTGGTGTAGTATTATACAGGTGGTGTAGTATTATACAGGTGGGTAGCATTATAAGGtggtattagtatgtattataCAGGTGGTGTAGTATTATACAGGTGGTGTAGTTGTATTATACAGGTGGTGTAGCATTATACAGGTGGTGTAGCATTATACAGGTGGATGTAGCATTATACAGGTTGTGTAGCATTAATACAGGTGGTGTAGCATTATACAGGTGGTGTAGTATATATACAGGGTGGtatgtacaggtgtgtagtAATTATACAGGTGGTGTAGTATTATACAGGTGGTGTAGATTATATCAGGTGTGTAGTAGCTTATACAGGTGGTGTAGTAGATTATACAGGTGGTGTAGTATGTATATACAGGTGGTGTAGTATGTATATACAGGTGGTGTAGTATTATACAGGTGGTGTAGCATTATACAGGTGGTGTAGCATTATACAGGTGTAGTATTATACAGGTGGTGCAGCATTATACAGGTGGTGTAGCATTATACAGGTGTAGTATTATACAGGTGGTGTAAGCATTATACAGGTGGTTGGTAGTATTAATACAGGTGGTAGTATTTATACAGGTGGAGTAGCATTATACAGGTGGTGTAGCATTATACAGGTGTAGTATTATACAGGTGGAGTAGCATTATACAGGTGGTGTAGCATTATACAGGTGGTGTAGCATTATACAGGTGGTGTAGCATTATACAGGTGGTGTAGTATGTATTATACAGGTGGTGTAGTATGTATTATACAGGTGGTGTAGTATTATACAGGTGGTGTAGCAATTATCAAGGTGGTGTAGCATTATACAGGTGGTGTAGTATGTATTATACAGGTGGTGTAGTATGTATTATACAGGTGGTGTAGTATTATACAGGTGGTGTAGTATGTATTATAAAGGTGGTGTAGCATTATACAGGTGGTGTAGCATTATACAGGTGGTGTAGCATACAGATGATGTAGTATTATACAGGTGGTGTAGTGTTTATTATACAGGTGGTGTAGTATGTATTATAAAGGTGGTGTAGTATGTATTATACAGGTGGTGtagtatgtattatattatacagGTGGTGTAGTATGTATTATAAAGGTGGTGTAGTATGTATTATACAGGTGGTGTAGTATGTATTATAAAGGTGGTGTAGTATGTATTATACAGGTGGTGTAGTATGTATTATAAAGGTGGTGTAGTATTATACAGGTGAGGGCTCGGCTGCAGATCTTCTAGAGATTCAAGGCGTCTCCTTTCCTCCGTGTGATGAATgtaagtatacagtatattgacaTCTAGCAACAACACTAAAGTTTAAATGGTAATAATCTTAATATCTGAagaatgtttgtttatgtttattatgtttatttattttgaactcaacacttaaaataaaagccctctcttgtttttctgtcGCAAGAATTCCGTAATTTGTTAAAACaaggcttttattctgaaatgtttacataaatatctaaataaaatgaatagaGTACCATCTTACAATTGtggattattaatattatttacaaatgagCAGATGCTTCTCAACCTTATCtaaatataaatgacatttgtaattaaattaaattaaacattccATTATTGACGGGCTTTATGGGTATTAATAAGCTATAGCTGGCATTAAGTCTCACTTagtataaacaaaaaataaatgttcttacACTGATATTCTCCGAATGGTTCAGCACTTTGCTGATGTTCCTCAGTGCCACCTCCCCGAGATGCTCAGGAAGACTCTCCACTAAACTCTCTAGTGTTGCTATATAGAAAGCCACTGCATCCTTCAGGAAGTCCCTCCTCTCCCGTTCCCCCAGATCCACGACAGCGGTGGCCCACAGGAACTCTCTGGCACGAGAACCTACGAGCACCTCTGTTATGGGGAGCCGCTTCGTCCCGTTTTGGAGGAGAAGCAGGTCTCGCTTCCTGAGAAAGCGCTCTGTGATGGAGGGCCGGAGGAGACTGGCTGCGTAGGCGTGAACCAGCATGGACGTCAGCTGCAGCTCCACGGCCACGGCCGCTGTGCTGCGCTGCTGCAGTTCTTGGAGAGCTTCGATGGGCTCTAAAATGTGGCTGAGGAATATGAAGCGCAGTTGGAACTTCTGATCCATCAGCCGGGTTCTGATCCGGTCAGCAGCCTCTGCTTTCTCCAGTGACTTAAAATAGTCGACTAAAAGCCTCCAGCTGCTGGCTACCTTCTGCACAGCGTGGATGAAAAACAGACACTGTGCAGAGATAGGATGGGAGGGGTTATAAGACTCATCATCAAATAACCCTTTCAGACTGGCACTGACGGAGGGGCAGGTGTAGAAGTGGTGGTGGATGTCTGTAACCAGGTCAACCACGCAACTAAAGGAAGCCGAGAGTCCGGCCTGACATGCTCTTGCTGCCATCCCAGGGAGGCCGCAGAGGGATACTAACTTCGGGTTGAAAGCCTGGAGCTTGGACACAAACACCTGGCTCACCCCCGGGTGTGGAGCGTTACAGTAAAACACAGCGGCGTTGGACAGACAAAGGTCACATTTCTGCAGCGCCTCAATCAGAAGCTGTGCATCGGTatctgccgtgtgtgtgtctgtgttcgcCGAGGTTTGTGgatcaacagtgtcaacacTCATCTGCAGCGTGAGCAGAGGCTTCACCACACTGACCCCCAAGCTCTGGTCAAAGTAGCCAATCAGGACAACACTTGTGTTCTGTCCTCCACCCAGCTCCACGCCCACATACAGGTAGAGGCAGTACGGCGAGGGTGAGCAGGCCTTAATGATGTCTGCGGCGTGGGTTGGACTCAAGATGGCAGAAACTGCACTTGTATTTAAGTTTGCCTTTGTGTCCACATTGTCGCTGCAGTATCTTCTGATGAAGTGCAGCAAAGTCTCACGGCtcccttcatctcctttgtctGCTGCTTgctcctccttcatctcctgCGCCTCTTCTTGCAAGGTCGTCtccattttctctgttttctgctCCACAGACACATCCATCGCATCATCTTCATCGGATATCACTATCACATCTGCGTTCTTGTTTAAACTCTCCGTCGGTTTGACTTTTTTTGGTTCTTCCGCGGTTCTGCCCCCCATCTTTACGATGATCTCCAGTTTCTGGGGAGAGTTCTCTGAGGAATGACAATTTAAAAcgggatgaaaacacacactatgAATGCttttcagacacacaacacgTAATAGTGCTGGTTTCATATCATTAAAGTAAAGCTGCATTCACACCGTGCACGGTGGTCCATTCATCAAGTTATAATGCAACGCTGCGCTAATCACAGCAAAGACGAAAGGTGCAATCGTAATCTAACAAACATCAACCACACTGTTGTTATGTGTAAtaatccacagacacactctgctCCCACCTGAGTCAGCAGGAACCATACTCTGTCCACCTCGGGCCTCTAAGGCATGGTACTCCCTGTGCTCGCTTTTGTTCTTGTGAAACAGCGCATTAAACCACTGCAGGAAGATCAGAGCGACTGTAATGTCCTTCTTCATCAGCGCCTCCATGGGGATGTGCTGCAGAGAGATTAAATCTTATACTTGTGTTCATATCCACCACTGAACAGATTATGTTCAGGCTTTAGAAGTGTTTCCATCTGCTGATTAGTTTTCAGATTAACTAGTCGTTCaccactttttgttttttacaatacTCACTCGTATCACTCCAACTTTTCTGAATGCAGCTTGCAGTAAACTGTAGTTGTGGATAGCGTCCACCATGGAGTGGCTTTGGAATCGGACCCTGGCAAGATTCAGGGACTTCGGAAACAACCAGTCCATCAGCTGGCAAAAGGCTGCACctggatacacaaacacacagcacactaaAGTAATCAATAACGTGCAGTCAGGTGAGCAGAGTGCCCACCATCCACCAAAGTATACACAAAATATTCACTATAACAGCATAGCTCAGGATTGTTTGTTGAGGTTAGTGCATGTTGACCTACCTGTGCACACCTGCTCCACCTTTGTGAAGCCTGCCTGTAAAGTTTCATTGAGCCAGGCCAGCAGCTCGTAGCGGTTCGGTAGCATCGAAGTCACAGATACATTCACTGCCACGTTCCTCATGGCCATCTCCTTACGGGACCTGCACAGACGTGAGCATTGaagtgtgaaaaacaaaaccgcTGAGCTAAAATCAGCTGTTTACAAATAGTTGTTTACACCAGGTTTTACCAGATCTACCTGTAACATACCGAAAGAGAAGCCACGATGGACCGTTTTACTGGAAACCATgccaacaacaaacaatgagAAATGTGCAACTGTTCAAACGCTGACTGTCACAGTAGCCGTGTAAAATAACGTGAATTAAATAATGTTCTTAACGTTTAATGTTGGCCATATGTTACAGTTGATCGACTGAACGGGTGGCTGTGGCTTAACTACGCAAAATGCCCGAAGTCAATGCGCAAGTAACAATAGCGTTAACCGTCAACAAACTACGAGTGTAACCAAACAGACAGAAGCTAGCTAGCGTATTTAAACTCCCCACGATTCAGCGAAATTAGTTTATTTTGGGAACTAGTTTAGCCAAACGTTTTATTTGGGGAAACAAGTAAGACGTTAGCCGGTGGGGCTACACAACGCACGCTAAAACGTGAGCTAACCGTAACTTTACTGCACGGGGACGTTGTCGCCCGTTGGAACGCGGCCGCCCGTTGACGTACAGCTGCGTTCATGAACGTTGTGTTCCGTAAAGAACTGGGAGTGAGTTGaaaagttaaatataaatataaatatatatatatatatatatataaatgtaaatatatcgTCTACTCACCCTCTCTGCTACGTTCCTCCTTGTGGGTATTTAAACTATCAGGCTCAACACAACTCCTCCAACCGCTAAACCCGCCCCTCGATACCCGGCTCAGCTAACGTAAACCAGTTCTTAAAAT
This window of the Cottoperca gobio chromosome 7, fCotGob3.1, whole genome shotgun sequence genome carries:
- the LOC115010818 gene encoding uncharacterized protein LOC115010818 isoform X2: MAMRNVAVNVSVTSMLPNRYELLAWLNETLQAGFTKVEQVCTGAAFCQLMDWLFPKSLNLARVRFQSHSMVDAIHNYSLLQAAFRKVGVIRHIPMEALMKKDITVALIFLQWFNALFHKNKSEHREYHALEARGGQSMVPADSENSPQKLEIIVKMGGRTAEEPKKVKPTESLNKNADVIVISDEDDAMDVSVEQKTEKMETTLQEEAQEMKEEQAADKGDEGSRETLLHFIRRYCSDNVDTKANLNTSAVSAILSPTHAADIIKACSPSPYCLYLYVGVELGGGQNTSVVLIGYFDQSLGVSVVKPLLTLQMSVDTVDPQTSANTDTHTADTDAQLLIEALQKCDLCLSNAAVFYCNAPHPGVSQVFVSKLQAFNPKLVSLCGLPGMAARACQAGLSASFSCVVDLVTDIHHHFYTCPSVSASLKGLFDDESYNPSHPISAQCLFFIHAVQKVASSWRLLVDYFKSLEKAEAADRIRTRLMDQKFQLRFIFLSHILEPIEALQELQQRSTAAVAVELQLTSMLVHAYAASLLRPSITERFLRKRDLLLLQNGTKRLPITEVLVGSRAREFLWATAVVDLGERERRDFLKDAVAFYIATLESLVESLPEHLGEVALRNISKVLNHSENISGNRLSRNVLSELGDQLGLFSDAVAERQILGFDYTRFFNTVKEEQSHCWTKMLHVTRQNSALRKLLLTLLALPSSLRRTQVFAKVFNKALPNSKETPKALPQQCNWAGKRRRCKKSLRKLVQAGYGDKKKDETSSDDSVDPKPKPSLQLPSKRSRGMEDSDFTDNSSDVVDVTEESKISRTSRLIKAESERTLQEKSAIVEDDEDEDEDDGCMSLTRTPKSAELLATMGELVWGQLEGFSCWPAIIIPCTGEDQLPEWRMVEWYGQNMSAQISLEALKPFAAFAQNFSSNSFATRVIYQDAIFLSLQEAALRCKKHFPACVEDRDELLKQMLDWAFEGFQPTGPDGLTPTAATSGVTTNNNSLKVKQKLFPKAISSTPSLSSSTPSLSSSTPSLSSSTPSLSTSTPSLSTSTPISSKSNINSIEMKVVPASVDEASVDVASSHRGGKPASEGFDLAGKVTKAVMKEKVSREGERDDWGGRLGRGKAKGGCKGGKVQKKKLSFDGFHDDDMKKNFTKSYNKVNHSTNTYTQPDQKLREQTVRRIRDRKLDIEDFCLCCGTEDVEIFHPLFKGSLCSECKDNLTETLYRYDEDGYQSYCTICCSGLEVILCGNNSCCRSYCEDCLNILVSPGTFDSLKLLDPWICYLCQPHRPRAGALVPRKDWSIRVQELFANNSAMEFEPHRVYPSIPANLRRPVRVLSLFDGIATGYLVLKDLGFKVEKCVASEICEDSIAVATVNHDGKIIHVGDARFINQEHIERWGPFDLLIGGSPCNDLSIVNPSRKGLYEGTGRLFFEFYRILQLLKPREEDPKPFFWLFENVVFMNTHDKVNICRFLECNPVLVDAVKVSPAHRARYFWGNIPGMSRPIIASQNDKLNLQDCLEISREARVTKVRTITTNANSLKQGKGLRSLLPVLQSGREDNLWITELEKIFGFPKHYTDVRNMTRLQRQKVLGKAWCVPVIRHLFAPLKDYFACEELLPSSTTSVAHHLPVTPL